From one Synechocystis sp. PCC 6803 substr. PCC-P genomic stretch:
- a CDS encoding alpha/beta fold hydrolase, giving the protein MVSLESSPPALSPHTPPLFWQWRNQAIAYQQRGDRGPAVVLIHGFGASWGHWRKNIPVLGEYCRCYAIDLLGFGASAKPLPSQALGYTFSTWGDLVADFCREVIGGPAVLIGNSIGCVVAMQTATDHPELVTGLIALNCSLRLLHDRKRSALPWYRRVGAGVLQKVLGYPQIGKLFFRQVARAKTVRQALCQAYGDKNAVTDELVAMLLRPAQDEGAAEVFLAFTSYSQGPLPEDLLPRIHCPTVLIWGEADPWEPIALGRALANHNCVEQFISLPGLGHCPQDEAPEVINPILRQWITEWS; this is encoded by the coding sequence CCCCCAGCCCTATCTCCCCACACTCCTCCCCTGTTTTGGCAATGGCGTAACCAGGCGATCGCCTATCAACAAAGGGGAGATCGAGGGCCAGCTGTGGTACTAATCCATGGCTTTGGGGCATCCTGGGGCCATTGGCGCAAAAATATCCCTGTCCTGGGGGAATATTGCCGTTGCTACGCCATTGATCTGTTAGGCTTTGGTGCTTCCGCCAAACCTCTCCCTAGTCAAGCATTGGGTTACACCTTCAGCACCTGGGGCGACCTGGTGGCGGACTTTTGCCGGGAAGTAATTGGTGGCCCGGCCGTACTTATTGGCAATTCCATCGGCTGTGTGGTGGCCATGCAAACTGCCACCGACCACCCAGAATTGGTCACCGGCCTGATTGCTCTTAACTGTTCCCTGCGGTTACTCCATGATCGCAAGCGGTCAGCGTTGCCTTGGTACCGTCGGGTAGGGGCAGGGGTCTTGCAAAAGGTGCTGGGCTATCCCCAGATTGGCAAACTTTTCTTCCGACAGGTGGCCCGGGCCAAAACCGTTCGTCAGGCCCTCTGCCAAGCCTATGGGGACAAAAATGCGGTGACCGATGAGTTGGTGGCCATGCTCCTGCGGCCAGCCCAGGATGAAGGGGCGGCGGAAGTATTTTTGGCTTTCACCAGCTATTCCCAAGGCCCCCTACCGGAGGATTTACTACCCCGCATCCATTGCCCAACGGTGCTGATTTGGGGGGAGGCTGATCCCTGGGAACCGATCGCCTTGGGGAGAGCTTTGGCAAACCATAACTGTGTGGAGCAATTCATTAGCTTACCGGGGTTGGGGCACTGTCCCCAGGACGAAGCTCCGGAGGTAATTAATCCAATTTTGCGACAATGGATTACAGAGTGGAGTTAG
- a CDS encoding CPP1-like family protein, translated as MGEQTPYQTLGISEEATFEDIQAVKTRLFREHEGNTQLLEEVEAAYDAIIMERLRLRQEGKIKVPEKIRFPERQVESTGNGFPSLPAPTAPSWLANSLDTPSQNDILWPAGFFAGLILISWLTQGAGGSVQSLLLVVGVFGNIFFLNRKQRKFGKALLLSLGALLVGIILGTVLGQLLLGANVAIGPNLEQISATIAFIILWLISSFVR; from the coding sequence ATGGGTGAACAAACTCCCTATCAGACGCTGGGTATATCAGAGGAAGCAACTTTTGAAGATATCCAAGCAGTCAAAACTCGGCTGTTTCGGGAACATGAGGGGAACACCCAGCTTTTAGAAGAGGTGGAGGCCGCCTACGACGCCATTATTATGGAACGGCTCCGTCTGCGTCAGGAAGGAAAAATCAAAGTGCCGGAAAAAATTCGTTTCCCCGAACGTCAGGTGGAAAGTACCGGCAATGGCTTCCCTTCCCTTCCAGCCCCCACAGCCCCCAGTTGGCTAGCCAATTCCCTAGATACTCCTTCCCAAAACGATATTCTTTGGCCCGCTGGCTTTTTTGCTGGCTTGATCTTGATCAGTTGGCTCACCCAAGGAGCGGGGGGATCAGTCCAATCCTTACTATTGGTGGTGGGGGTGTTTGGTAATATCTTCTTTCTCAATCGTAAACAGCGCAAATTTGGTAAGGCCCTACTGCTTAGTTTAGGAGCCCTTTTGGTGGGGATAATTTTGGGCACTGTCTTGGGTCAGTTGCTCTTGGGAGCTAATGTGGCGATCGGCCCTAACTTGGAACAAATTTCTGCCACTATTGCCTTTATTATCCTTTGGTTGATCAGCAGTTTTGTGCGGTAA
- a CDS encoding penicillin-binding protein 2: protein MDSSHPKLNSSTANSSPFTKHISRQERHRQKTQQQGVPVVRLLLVWGFLFVAMGGLAYRLYRLQVVEANQLQRMAKAQQSTSMQPYVPRRSIVDSQGNVLATDRLTYTLFVHPRYFEATKEITDPTDYIARELSAILGDITPAQLKEKFKEKESGIKLATGLNESQAVRIGSLRMGGVDLEKQYSRYYPQDEMAADVVGYVDGEHQGQAGLELSQREILEREVETYAIRRTGKGVVLPDSLPDNLLQSNDWQVQLTIDMRLQRAARELLKAQVAQQKAKRGTVLVMDAQDGAILAMVNEPTFNPNEYYKAKVEYFKNWSVSDLYEPGSTFKPVIVALAMNEGVLKPEDRINDSGSVRVGPWTISNASKSGAGMINITQVLRYSSNVAMVAIARRLKPERYYELLQGVGLDSRTGIDLPGEAASYLKPRQSFMDDPIEQATTSFGQGLSLTPIKLLQLNAMLANGGKLVTPHVVKGLVDARNHLHWQPDHPVKQVVKPEVAHSVVQMMESVVSGDGGTGKAALIPGYRVGGKTGTAQKAGPRGGYLANAKITSFVSILPVDNPRYVVVAIIDEPKGANAYGGTVAAPVVKNVMEALIAIKGIPPSQPQ from the coding sequence ATGGACTCCTCCCACCCAAAACTAAATTCTTCAACTGCCAATTCATCTCCCTTTACCAAGCATATTTCCCGTCAGGAAAGGCACAGACAAAAAACCCAACAACAGGGGGTGCCGGTAGTGCGCTTGCTTTTGGTCTGGGGGTTTTTATTTGTAGCCATGGGAGGGCTTGCTTATCGTCTTTACCGGCTCCAGGTGGTGGAAGCTAACCAACTGCAACGCATGGCCAAGGCTCAACAGAGCACCAGCATGCAACCCTACGTGCCCCGCCGTTCCATTGTGGACAGCCAGGGTAATGTTTTAGCCACCGATCGCCTAACTTATACTCTGTTTGTCCATCCCCGTTACTTTGAAGCCACCAAGGAAATTACCGATCCCACTGACTACATTGCCAGGGAACTATCGGCAATTTTGGGGGATATTACCCCAGCCCAACTAAAAGAAAAATTCAAAGAAAAGGAATCGGGCATCAAACTGGCCACCGGCCTCAACGAGTCCCAGGCTGTCCGCATTGGCTCTTTACGGATGGGGGGGGTGGATTTGGAAAAACAATATAGTCGCTATTATCCCCAGGATGAAATGGCCGCCGATGTTGTTGGCTACGTAGACGGGGAGCACCAGGGCCAGGCAGGCCTAGAACTCAGTCAGAGAGAAATTTTGGAGCGAGAAGTGGAGACCTATGCCATTCGGCGCACGGGGAAAGGGGTTGTGCTGCCGGATTCTTTGCCAGATAACCTATTGCAGTCCAACGATTGGCAGGTACAGTTAACCATTGATATGCGTTTGCAGCGGGCCGCCCGGGAATTGCTCAAGGCCCAGGTTGCCCAACAAAAAGCTAAGCGGGGCACAGTTTTGGTCATGGATGCCCAGGACGGAGCCATCCTCGCCATGGTTAATGAGCCCACCTTCAATCCCAACGAATACTACAAAGCCAAGGTGGAGTATTTCAAAAACTGGTCCGTGAGCGATCTGTACGAGCCGGGATCAACCTTTAAGCCGGTGATTGTCGCCCTAGCGATGAATGAAGGGGTGTTGAAACCAGAGGACAGGATTAATGATAGTGGTTCGGTGCGGGTAGGGCCTTGGACCATTTCCAATGCCAGCAAAAGTGGCGCAGGTATGATCAACATCACCCAGGTGCTCCGCTATTCCAGTAACGTGGCCATGGTGGCGATCGCCCGTCGTCTCAAGCCGGAACGATACTATGAATTATTGCAGGGGGTGGGGTTAGACAGTCGTACAGGCATTGACTTGCCCGGAGAAGCAGCCAGTTATCTCAAGCCCAGGCAAAGTTTTATGGATGACCCCATTGAACAGGCCACCACTTCCTTTGGTCAGGGTCTTTCCCTCACTCCGATCAAATTACTGCAACTCAACGCCATGTTAGCCAACGGTGGCAAATTAGTTACTCCCCACGTGGTTAAAGGTCTGGTGGATGCCCGCAACCATCTCCACTGGCAACCCGATCACCCCGTTAAACAAGTGGTGAAGCCGGAAGTAGCTCATTCCGTGGTGCAAATGATGGAATCCGTGGTTAGCGGCGATGGGGGTACCGGCAAGGCGGCCCTGATTCCCGGTTATCGGGTGGGTGGGAAAACTGGTACAGCCCAAAAAGCTGGCCCCAGAGGGGGCTATTTAGCCAACGCCAAAATCACTAGCTTCGTGTCTATCTTGCCGGTGGACAATCCCCGCTATGTGGTGGTGGCCATTATCGATGAACCCAAGGGGGCCAATGCCTATGGGGGGACCGTGGCTGCCCCGGTGGTTAAAAACGTTATGGAGGCCCTAATTGCCATTAAGGGTATTCCCCCTTCCCAACCGCAATAA